A genomic segment from Acyrthosiphon pisum isolate AL4f chromosome A3, pea_aphid_22Mar2018_4r6ur, whole genome shotgun sequence encodes:
- the LOC100144917 gene encoding protein phosphatase 2 catalytic subunit alpha isoform codes for MDDKTSLKELDQWIEQLNECKQLTESQVKFLCDKAKEILTKESNVQEVKCPVTVCGDVHGQFHDLMELFRIGGKSPDTNYLFMGDYVDRGYYSVETVTLLVALKVRYRERITILRGNHESRQITQVYGFYDECLRKYGNANVWKFFTDLFDYLPLTALVDEQIFCLHGGLSPSIDTLDHIRALDRMQEVPHEGPMCDLLWSDPDDRIGWGISPRGAGYTFGQDISETFNHSNGLTLVSRAHQLVMEGYNWCHDRNVVTIFSAPNYCYRCGNQAAIMELDDGLKYSFLQFDPAPRRGEPHVTRRTPDYFL; via the exons ATGGACGATAAAACGTCCCTCAAGGAACTAGACCAATGGATTGAGCAGCTGAACGAGTGCAAACAGTTGACCGAGAGCCAAGTGAAGTTCCTGTGCGACAAG gcAAAAGAAATTTTGACTAAAGAGTCTAATGTACAAGAAGTAAAATGTCCGGTGACAGTATGCGGGGATGTGCACGGACAGTTCCACGACCTAATGGAACTGTTTCGAATAGGTGGAAAGTCCCCAGATACAAATTACCTGTTCATGGGAGATTATGTTGATCGTGGTTACTATTCTGTCGAAACTGTTACATTATTGGTTGCATTAAAG gTACGATACCGTGAAAGAATAACAATTCTTAGAGGTAATCATGAAAGTCGACAGATTACACAAGTGTATGGCTTCTATGACGAATGCTTACGAAAGTATGGTAATGCGAACGTATGGAAGTTTTTTACCGACCTGTTTGACTATCTCCCATTGACTGCACTTGTTGACGAACAGATTTTCTGTCTTCACGGTGGGCTGTCTCCATCCATTGACACGCTAGATCATATTAGAGCATTAGATCGTATGCAAGAAGTCCCTCatgaa ggTCCCATGTGTGATCTATTATGGTCAGACCCTGATGATCGTATTGGTTGGGGTATATCACCTAGAGGGGCCGGTTATACGTTCGGTCAAGATATTTCAGAAACATTCAATCATTCGAATGGTCTGACACTTGTTTCCAGAGCTCATCAACTTGTGATGGAAGGTTATAACTG GTGTCATGATCGTAATGTAGTGACAATATTTTCGGCCCCTAATTATTGTTATCGGTGTGGTAACCAAGCAGCTATTATGGAACTAGACGACGGCTTAAAATACTCATT tttGCAATTCGATCCAGCCCCAAGACGCGGCGAACCACACGTCACCCGTAGGACACCAGATTATTTCTTATAA